The genomic DNA GTTAGTTGGCGATTTAATAGGCTATTCTTCGCACCATTTCAAAATACATAAAACCGAATATCGAATTATCTTCTTTTTAGATGAAAATTTAAAAGAACTCCTAATCACGTATGTCGGACCAAGAGAGAATGCATACGATGTTATGAAAAATAGTATGTAGCTTAACCGACTTCGTATAACATCAACTTAACGCTTCGCATCGGGACAAGCCCTCGCTCGGTCTGTGACACATTCCCCTCTGGCACTCCTCTTGCCTCTGCAAGCGTCGTTCCAGTCCCTAACGTCCCTTCGGGACTCAGGGTCGGGGAACGTCGTTAAGTCTAGTTCGTTATACGAAATTGCTGCAAAACATTAGTTGGAACAAAAAAACCGATATTTTCAGAAAATTCATTCAAAATGATATGAAAATAGTTTGATTTTTACTTTCCTAGAACAAAAACTTAGATGTATCCGATCATGAAATCTCTAAGTTTTCAAATCCCAGACCAAATAGACCTAAATGAATATGATTTCAAAATGGCTATGGCTGTTAAATTATATGAGACTGGTAAAATATCCATTGGGCAAGCCGCTGATATCGTTAACCTATCAAAATCTTCTCTAATTGATGTGATGAAAAACTATGGGTCTTCTATTCTATTTGGATACTCTACCGATGATCTTAAAACTGATTTAGAGAATGCCTGACGTTATCTCTAACACAAGTTGCTTAATACTTCTTTCGAAAATCCAACAAATTGGTATTTTAAAAAACTTATATAATACAGTCATCATTACTGATACAGTTAAGACTGAATTTGGGGAAAATATTCCTGACTTTATAAAAATCAAAAATCCTACCCAAGAATTTTCTGTTAAGTCTCTTGAACAAATTTTAG from Leptospira wolbachii serovar Codice str. CDC includes the following:
- a CDS encoding type II toxin-antitoxin system RelE/ParE family toxin, whose protein sequence is MYVAKFDRNQPAKFIKKADPYIKKNIKAEIDRLIENPTIADVLVGDLIGYSSHHFKIHKTEYRIIFFLDENLKELLITYVGPRENAYDVMKNSM
- a CDS encoding UPF0175 family protein; amino-acid sequence: MKSLSFQIPDQIDLNEYDFKMAMAVKLYETGKISIGQAADIVNLSKSSLIDVMKNYGSSILFGYSTDDLKTDLENA